A single window of Micrococcaceae bacterium Sec5.1 DNA harbors:
- a CDS encoding SIS domain-containing protein, translating into MTITPTSPDVSHNTPGVKMAHEIGEQPKVLAGLLDSGRRQFVAMADIIKKASPRFVLLAARGTSDHAALYAKYLIEISLGLPVGLASPSTLTAYGATPQLEGVLWLAVSQSGGSPDLVESTAAARRLGALTVAVTNSPESALAGAAEHHLDIRAGSETAVAATKSYTAQLLALWLLVDAWRDGTFADAAGLPEWAASVLADDTVLEVAGGYRFADRIITTGRGYSYPTAREGALKLMETSYLPAQAFSGADLLHGPFAMIDSQHPVIAVVPEGIGGAAMRPVLNRLSERGAHVCVVGDPAAALPGSLVLPLPAGVPEELSPILQILPLQRLALQLSVERGNDPDAPRGLLKVTETW; encoded by the coding sequence ATGACGATCACTCCTACCTCCCCAGACGTCTCGCACAATACTCCCGGCGTGAAGATGGCCCATGAGATCGGCGAGCAGCCCAAGGTTCTTGCCGGGCTCCTGGACTCAGGCCGGCGCCAGTTCGTGGCGATGGCGGACATCATCAAGAAGGCGAGCCCTCGGTTTGTCCTGCTGGCCGCCCGCGGCACGAGTGACCATGCGGCTTTGTACGCGAAGTACCTCATTGAAATCAGCTTGGGGCTGCCGGTTGGCCTCGCATCGCCGTCGACCCTCACCGCCTATGGCGCCACGCCCCAACTGGAGGGCGTGCTGTGGTTGGCGGTTAGCCAGTCCGGCGGCTCACCGGACCTGGTGGAGTCGACGGCGGCAGCTCGCCGCCTGGGCGCCCTCACTGTTGCGGTGACAAACTCGCCGGAGTCCGCGCTGGCTGGGGCGGCGGAGCATCACCTGGATATTCGGGCGGGAAGCGAAACTGCAGTTGCCGCTACCAAGAGCTACACGGCGCAGCTTCTGGCCCTGTGGTTGTTGGTTGATGCGTGGCGTGATGGGACGTTCGCCGACGCCGCGGGTCTTCCAGAGTGGGCCGCTTCCGTCCTTGCCGACGACACCGTGCTGGAGGTCGCTGGTGGTTACCGTTTTGCCGACCGCATCATCACCACGGGTCGTGGCTATTCCTACCCCACGGCGAGGGAAGGCGCCTTGAAGCTCATGGAGACCTCCTATCTTCCTGCCCAGGCATTCTCTGGCGCGGATCTGCTGCACGGCCCGTTCGCGATGATTGACTCGCAGCACCCTGTGATTGCAGTTGTACCGGAAGGAATCGGAGGTGCGGCGATGCGCCCGGTCCTGAACAGACTCTCGGAGCGGGGGGCGCACGTGTGCGTGGTGGGCGATCCCGCTGCCGCCCTTCCAGGCAGTTTGGTGCTTCCTTTGCCTGCGGGCGTTCCGGAGGAGCTTTCTCCTATCCTGCAGATCCTGCCCCTCCAGCGACTGGCGTTGCAGTTGTCGGTGGAGCGCGGCAATGATCCGGATGCGCCGCGTGGCCTGCTGAAGGTCACTGAAACCTGGTAG